From the Musa acuminata AAA Group cultivar baxijiao chromosome BXJ1-2, Cavendish_Baxijiao_AAA, whole genome shotgun sequence genome, one window contains:
- the LOC135596578 gene encoding uncharacterized protein LOC135596578 isoform X1 has translation MVCMLGRGRMAAMVRLLKVGSFQEITREEAINEKIATQSIDNEFHDADEANLLEEEDMHVFDCRPLTDPLHLVCCNACKKPIKASQYSAHAERCGPSNCMNDVLEKDGGSSRKKPPRKGRKLIQPSNGNLQMTIIEQEKSLLMDANHVGGSASNIALDNHSRAIDASEITSGGCELEKKASSRREVPGNASSKYQSVTKFVEHGLVNNQHHRREAPAPLASKIYYSRGDHRLRWELCHLFHESYAKEHGRDFQSPEEARENDMLSSQISSSSKLPHGTVRDDVAPN, from the exons ATGGTATGCATGCTTGGACGTGGGAGAATGGCAGCAATGGTGAGGCTGCTTAAGGTTGGAAGTTTTCAAGAAATTACACGAG AAGAGGCAATCAATGAGAAAATTGCTACTCAATCCATAGACAATGAATTTCATGATGCGGATGAGGCAAACTTACTTGAAGAAGAAG ATATGCATGTATTTGATTGTAGACCATTGACAGATCCCCTTCACCTG GTTTGTTGCAATGCTTGTAAGAAGCCAATTAAAGCCAGTCAGTATTCAGCTCATGCAG AACGCTGTGGACCATCGAACTGTATGAATGATGTTCTGGAAAAAGATGGTGGTTCAAGCCGTAAGAAGCCTCCAAGGAAGGGGAGAAAATTAATTCAACCATCGAATGGAA ATCTGCAAATGACTATTATAGAGCAAGAGAAGTCTTTATTGATGGATGCCAATCATGTTGGTGGTTCTGCATCAAACATTG CATTGGATAATCATTCCAGAGCAATTGATGCTTCTGAGATTACATCTGGGG GATGTGAGTTAGAGAAGAAAGCTTCAAGTAGAAGAGAAGTACCTGGCAATGCTTCAAGTAAATATCAATCTGTGACAAAATTTGTTGAACATGGCCTAGTCAATAATCAACATCATCGAAGAG AAGCCCCAGCTCCACTTGCATCCAAAATTTACTACTCACGTGGAGACCATCGTCTCCGGTGGGAGCTTTGCCACCTTTTCCATGAATCATATGCTAAAGAGCATGGCAGAGATTTTCAAAGTCCAGAAGAAGCACGGGAGAATGACATGTTATCTTCACAGATCTCCTCTTCTAGTAAATTGCCTCATGGAACAGTCAGAGATGATGTCGCTCCAAATTAA
- the LOC135596578 gene encoding uncharacterized protein LOC135596578 isoform X3, giving the protein MTSELEEAINEKIATQSIDNEFHDADEANLLEEEDMHVFDCRPLTDPLHLVCCNACKKPIKASQYSAHAERCGPSNCMNDVLEKDGGSSRKKPPRKGRKLIQPSNGNLQMTIIEQEKSLLMDANHVGGSASNIALDNHSRAIDASEITSGGCELEKKASSRREVPGNASSKYQSVTKFVEHGLVNNQHHRREAPAPLASKIYYSRGDHRLRWELCHLFHESYAKEHGRDFQSPEEARENDMLSSQISSSSKLPHGTVRDDVAPN; this is encoded by the exons ATGACTAGCGAACTTG AAGAGGCAATCAATGAGAAAATTGCTACTCAATCCATAGACAATGAATTTCATGATGCGGATGAGGCAAACTTACTTGAAGAAGAAG ATATGCATGTATTTGATTGTAGACCATTGACAGATCCCCTTCACCTG GTTTGTTGCAATGCTTGTAAGAAGCCAATTAAAGCCAGTCAGTATTCAGCTCATGCAG AACGCTGTGGACCATCGAACTGTATGAATGATGTTCTGGAAAAAGATGGTGGTTCAAGCCGTAAGAAGCCTCCAAGGAAGGGGAGAAAATTAATTCAACCATCGAATGGAA ATCTGCAAATGACTATTATAGAGCAAGAGAAGTCTTTATTGATGGATGCCAATCATGTTGGTGGTTCTGCATCAAACATTG CATTGGATAATCATTCCAGAGCAATTGATGCTTCTGAGATTACATCTGGGG GATGTGAGTTAGAGAAGAAAGCTTCAAGTAGAAGAGAAGTACCTGGCAATGCTTCAAGTAAATATCAATCTGTGACAAAATTTGTTGAACATGGCCTAGTCAATAATCAACATCATCGAAGAG AAGCCCCAGCTCCACTTGCATCCAAAATTTACTACTCACGTGGAGACCATCGTCTCCGGTGGGAGCTTTGCCACCTTTTCCATGAATCATATGCTAAAGAGCATGGCAGAGATTTTCAAAGTCCAGAAGAAGCACGGGAGAATGACATGTTATCTTCACAGATCTCCTCTTCTAGTAAATTGCCTCATGGAACAGTCAGAGATGATGTCGCTCCAAATTAA
- the LOC135612367 gene encoding putative pentatricopeptide repeat-containing protein At1g68930: MITPPTMLTPSARDEYSLSKFIKILAGIRSPKQFQAIHSFITKLGFSRFTVLVSGLIDLALKCGSLDDADKLFDDMPHKDVVAWTSMIIGHARHGQSDNSVSLFRAMLASGTAPNWYTFSGALAACSGIGVEALDYGKQIHAQVLKSSFLGPVDPVVYNGLLDMYSKCQCLLFARRLFGSMTVKGLVAWNSMMSGYLRCGQAEEALELLMLMVAYGMRPGDFTYAICVDACTALASIKQGLQLHASIIKSGFDSDLVIRNGLVDMYAKCGCIGSAKLVFEMMPSSDPVLWTTMISAFGKYGCVGEAIMMFEKMVELKIERDGITYLAVLSACSHGGLVGEGWHYFRLMFEEEGTAIAESEHYGCMVDLLCRSGCLEEALSFIEGMPLEPSIAVWSTLLTACRIYGNTKLGKLAACRLFKLDPEFQSNWVILSSIHAAESEWDKTWKLRESMKGENVKKEPGSSWIELGDGVHVFHTADRSLPQVLEILQTLEALNKDLIILHVER; the protein is encoded by the coding sequence ATGATTACGCCCCCCACTATGTTGACACCTTCAGCTCGGGATGAGTACTCCCTCTCCAAGTTCATCAAGATCTTAGCGGGTATCAGATCTCCGAAGCAGTTCCAAGCCATCCATTCCTTCATCACCAAGCTCGGATTCTCTCGCTTTACCGTTCTGGTGAGCGGCTTGATAGATCTCGCCCTCAAATGTGGATCCTTGGACGACGCGGACAAGCTGTTCGACGATATGCCCCACAAGGATGTCGTCGCGTGGACTTCCATGATCATCGGCCACGCACGCCACGGGCAGTCTGACAATTCTGTCTCTTTGTTCCGGGCAATGCTCGCCAGTGGCACGGCACCGAATTGGTACACTTTCTCTGGCGCTTTGGCTGCTTGTTCCGGCATCGGAGTTGAGGCCCTGGATTACGGTAAGCAAATCCATGCTCAGGTGCTTAAGTCGAGCTTCCTGGGGCCAGTCGATCCCGTTGTTTACAATGGGTTGCTTGACATGTACTCCAAGTGTCAGTGTCTCTTGTTCGCTCGGAGACTATTTGGTTCCATGACAGTCAAAGGCCTTGTTGCTTGGAACTCGATGATGTCTGGTTACCTGCGATGTGGGCAAGCCGAGGAAGCTTTGGAGTTGCTCATGTTGATGGTCGCTTATGGTATGAGACCCGGTGACTTCACATATGCTATCTGTGTCGACGCGTGCACCGCTCTGGCGTCGATCAAGCAGGGACTTCAGCTTCATGCTTCGATCATCAAAAGTGGATTTGATTCAGACTTGGTTATCAGAAACGGTTTGGTGGATATGTATGCAAAGTGCGGTTGTATTGGTTCGGCGAAGCTCGTCTTTGAAATGATGCCTTCAAGCGACCCGGTGCTTTGGACCACCATGATTTCGGCTTTCGGGAAGTATGGATGTGTTGGTGAGGCAATTATGATGTTTGAAAAGATGGTTGAGCTGAAGATCGAACGTGATGGAATCACGTACCTTGCAGTTTTATCTGCCTGCAGCCATGGGGGGCTGGTCGGTGAAGGTTGGCACTATTTTCGATTGATGTTTGAGGAAGAAGGCACCGCCATTGCAGAGTCGGAACATTATGGATGCATGGTCGATCTTCTATGCCGAAGTGGCTGCTTGGAGGAAGCTCTCAGTTTCATTGAAGGCATGCCATTAGAGCCAAGCATTGCTGTTTGGAGTACATTGCTTACCGCTTGTCGGATATATGGTAACACCAAGCTTGGTAAGCTAGCTGCTTGTCGGCTATTTAAACTGGATCCAGAATTCCAGAGCAATTGGGTTATTCTCTCCAGCATACATGCGGCAGAAAGCGAATGGGATAAGACATGGAAGTTAAGGGAAAGCATGAAGGGTGAGAATGTGAAGAAAGAGCCAGGGAGTAGTTGGATTGAGCTCGGTGATGGTGTACATGTATTCCACACGGCAGACAGGTCTCTACCTCAGGTGCTTGAGATCCTCCAGACTCTGGAGGCACTGAACAAGGATTTGATCATCCTACATGTGGAGAGATGA
- the LOC135596578 gene encoding uncharacterized protein LOC135596578 isoform X4, with amino-acid sequence MHVFDCRPLTDPLHLVCCNACKKPIKASQYSAHAERCGPSNCMNDVLEKDGGSSRKKPPRKGRKLIQPSNGNLQMTIIEQEKSLLMDANHVGGSASNIALDNHSRAIDASEITSGGCELEKKASSRREVPGNASSKYQSVTKFVEHGLVNNQHHRREAPAPLASKIYYSRGDHRLRWELCHLFHESYAKEHGRDFQSPEEARENDMLSSQISSSSKLPHGTVRDDVAPN; translated from the exons ATGCATGTATTTGATTGTAGACCATTGACAGATCCCCTTCACCTG GTTTGTTGCAATGCTTGTAAGAAGCCAATTAAAGCCAGTCAGTATTCAGCTCATGCAG AACGCTGTGGACCATCGAACTGTATGAATGATGTTCTGGAAAAAGATGGTGGTTCAAGCCGTAAGAAGCCTCCAAGGAAGGGGAGAAAATTAATTCAACCATCGAATGGAA ATCTGCAAATGACTATTATAGAGCAAGAGAAGTCTTTATTGATGGATGCCAATCATGTTGGTGGTTCTGCATCAAACATTG CATTGGATAATCATTCCAGAGCAATTGATGCTTCTGAGATTACATCTGGGG GATGTGAGTTAGAGAAGAAAGCTTCAAGTAGAAGAGAAGTACCTGGCAATGCTTCAAGTAAATATCAATCTGTGACAAAATTTGTTGAACATGGCCTAGTCAATAATCAACATCATCGAAGAG AAGCCCCAGCTCCACTTGCATCCAAAATTTACTACTCACGTGGAGACCATCGTCTCCGGTGGGAGCTTTGCCACCTTTTCCATGAATCATATGCTAAAGAGCATGGCAGAGATTTTCAAAGTCCAGAAGAAGCACGGGAGAATGACATGTTATCTTCACAGATCTCCTCTTCTAGTAAATTGCCTCATGGAACAGTCAGAGATGATGTCGCTCCAAATTAA
- the LOC135596578 gene encoding uncharacterized protein LOC135596578 isoform X2, with the protein MVCMLGRGRMAAMVRLLKVGSFQEITREEAINEKIATQSIDNEFHDADEANLLEEEDMHVFDCRPLTDPLHLVCCNACKKPIKASQYSAHAERCGPSNCMNDVLEKDGGSSRKKPPRKGRKLIQPSNGKQEKSLLMDANHVGGSASNIALDNHSRAIDASEITSGGCELEKKASSRREVPGNASSKYQSVTKFVEHGLVNNQHHRREAPAPLASKIYYSRGDHRLRWELCHLFHESYAKEHGRDFQSPEEARENDMLSSQISSSSKLPHGTVRDDVAPN; encoded by the exons ATGGTATGCATGCTTGGACGTGGGAGAATGGCAGCAATGGTGAGGCTGCTTAAGGTTGGAAGTTTTCAAGAAATTACACGAG AAGAGGCAATCAATGAGAAAATTGCTACTCAATCCATAGACAATGAATTTCATGATGCGGATGAGGCAAACTTACTTGAAGAAGAAG ATATGCATGTATTTGATTGTAGACCATTGACAGATCCCCTTCACCTG GTTTGTTGCAATGCTTGTAAGAAGCCAATTAAAGCCAGTCAGTATTCAGCTCATGCAG AACGCTGTGGACCATCGAACTGTATGAATGATGTTCTGGAAAAAGATGGTGGTTCAAGCCGTAAGAAGCCTCCAAGGAAGGGGAGAAAATTAATTCAACCATCGAATGGAA AGCAAGAGAAGTCTTTATTGATGGATGCCAATCATGTTGGTGGTTCTGCATCAAACATTG CATTGGATAATCATTCCAGAGCAATTGATGCTTCTGAGATTACATCTGGGG GATGTGAGTTAGAGAAGAAAGCTTCAAGTAGAAGAGAAGTACCTGGCAATGCTTCAAGTAAATATCAATCTGTGACAAAATTTGTTGAACATGGCCTAGTCAATAATCAACATCATCGAAGAG AAGCCCCAGCTCCACTTGCATCCAAAATTTACTACTCACGTGGAGACCATCGTCTCCGGTGGGAGCTTTGCCACCTTTTCCATGAATCATATGCTAAAGAGCATGGCAGAGATTTTCAAAGTCCAGAAGAAGCACGGGAGAATGACATGTTATCTTCACAGATCTCCTCTTCTAGTAAATTGCCTCATGGAACAGTCAGAGATGATGTCGCTCCAAATTAA